The following coding sequences lie in one Leptospira neocaledonica genomic window:
- a CDS encoding MFS transporter, whose amino-acid sequence MTKSATASPFISLQVPEFRNFLAGKFLVTLSFVMQSTVVFWQIDHITHDAFFVGLIGFAELVPNVAVSLFSGLVVDSIPRKKIIYLSLTGLTFSSFLLLLFTLPGFEWIIENYWVYPIYSVIFFSGICRGFLSPSIAAFQTQLVSKEIFPNAATWSGVAWQGSAVLGPMLGGLLTGFNGVQTAFLADFCIMVFSLFLLLLVPSKPVPEKQGEKESIWKSLGTGWKFVFGHQLILGAISLDLFAVLFGGAVALVPTFSREVLGMGPEYYGILRSAPAIGAVLCALFIAVRPPKTNSGIILLSSVFGFGICMIVFALSKNFYLSCAALIVSGSFDMVSVVIRHTIVQMYTPEHMRGRVSAVNNIFIGSSNELGAFESGAAARAFGLVPSVVLGGTLTLLTVGIVTAIAPRLRKMDLKDITV is encoded by the coding sequence ATGACAAAATCCGCAACCGCGAGCCCATTCATCTCTTTACAGGTTCCTGAATTCAGGAATTTTTTGGCCGGAAAATTTTTGGTCACACTTTCTTTCGTTATGCAATCCACTGTGGTATTCTGGCAGATAGATCATATCACTCATGACGCATTTTTTGTGGGCTTGATCGGATTTGCAGAGCTCGTGCCTAACGTAGCAGTTTCACTTTTTTCCGGTCTGGTCGTAGACAGTATTCCTAGAAAGAAGATCATCTATCTTTCTTTGACCGGTCTGACTTTTAGCTCCTTCTTACTTTTATTATTCACTCTCCCGGGTTTCGAATGGATCATCGAAAATTATTGGGTTTATCCAATCTATTCCGTGATTTTTTTCTCAGGGATTTGTAGAGGGTTTTTATCTCCAAGCATCGCAGCCTTTCAAACTCAGCTCGTCTCTAAGGAAATTTTTCCGAATGCAGCTACTTGGAGCGGTGTTGCTTGGCAGGGCTCCGCGGTTTTAGGCCCTATGCTCGGTGGACTTCTTACAGGATTTAACGGAGTCCAAACCGCTTTTCTTGCGGACTTCTGCATTATGGTATTCTCCTTATTTCTTTTATTATTAGTCCCTTCTAAACCCGTCCCTGAAAAACAAGGAGAGAAGGAATCCATCTGGAAAAGTTTAGGAACCGGTTGGAAGTTCGTATTCGGCCACCAATTGATCCTAGGAGCGATCAGTTTGGACCTATTTGCGGTACTATTCGGCGGAGCAGTGGCTTTAGTTCCTACATTCTCCAGGGAAGTTTTAGGAATGGGTCCGGAATATTATGGAATCTTAAGATCTGCTCCTGCAATTGGTGCGGTGCTTTGCGCGTTATTTATTGCAGTAAGGCCTCCTAAAACAAATTCAGGGATCATATTACTCAGTAGTGTATTCGGCTTCGGGATTTGTATGATCGTATTCGCTCTTTCCAAAAACTTCTACTTATCTTGCGCAGCTTTAATCGTAAGCGGTTCCTTTGATATGGTAAGCGTTGTGATCCGTCACACAATCGTTCAGATGTATACCCCGGAACACATGAGAGGAAGAGTCTCGGCTGTGAATAATATTTTTATAGGTTCTTCCAACGAATTAGGCGCCTTTGAGTCCGGAGCAGCTGCGAGAGCTTTCGGACTGGTTCCTTCCGTTGTTTTAGGAGGAACGCTTACTCTTCTAACCGTAGGGATCGTTACCGCGATCGCACCTCGTCTTCGTAAAATGGATCTAAAAGATATAACGGTTTAA
- a CDS encoding putative bifunctional diguanylate cyclase/phosphodiesterase has product MSLNGLNFYSYLSRIRILRTYSSKIMLVAFLGTHVPLITLLLFFVLSTVQDVPTALRILGIALVATLAGTAATLLALHRLLAPVMLTSKSLNRYLSEREIPNLPTIFQDEAGSLMADTVTTVRKLDELIHYMANYDGLSGLPNRDLFLERLTSSLHELSMREEILSFPILSLEATHLKQIRSNFGVHMGDLYLRALVQKLETILGPETVLARTGDGEFSFFPLPSSSQILETDSEIWAGKIQNSISSPLSVVDQQISSEIQIGISVFPYDGKSSDQLLWKSETALSQAKLSGTSKIQTYSSEWKERMKEKYLLEKDLKLAISKNQLFLQYQPRIEVQTGKKISAEALLRWNHPEYGIISPTIFIPIAEESGIIGEMGEWVLAKSMEDLGNWKKRGLPPIRISVNLSVKQLEDKNITKKVLDILERNSLNVEDLELEITESSLITNTHSALEILGELHSWGISLALDDFGTGYSSLSYLSKIPLKTLKVDQSFVRKILTDPNSLAISKTIVALGKSLGLRITAEGVETEIQMRKIKDLGCDEAQGYFLSKPILLDELEKFVQT; this is encoded by the coding sequence ATGAGTCTTAACGGATTAAATTTTTATTCCTATCTCAGTCGTATCCGAATTCTTAGAACTTATTCCAGTAAAATTATGCTGGTGGCATTTCTCGGAACTCATGTTCCACTGATCACACTTTTATTATTTTTCGTATTATCCACGGTCCAAGATGTCCCAACTGCCCTTAGAATTTTGGGAATCGCTCTTGTGGCAACTCTTGCCGGAACTGCAGCAACTCTTCTTGCCTTACATAGACTTTTAGCTCCGGTGATGCTCACTTCTAAATCTCTGAATAGATACCTCAGTGAAAGAGAGATCCCAAATCTGCCCACTATATTCCAGGACGAAGCCGGTTCTTTAATGGCGGATACCGTCACCACCGTGCGTAAGTTGGATGAGCTCATCCATTATATGGCAAACTATGATGGGCTTTCCGGATTGCCGAATCGGGATCTATTCCTAGAAAGATTAACGAGTTCTCTACATGAACTTTCCATGAGAGAAGAAATATTAAGTTTTCCTATTCTTTCTCTAGAGGCGACTCACTTAAAACAGATCCGATCCAATTTTGGCGTCCATATGGGAGATCTTTATTTGAGAGCATTGGTACAAAAATTGGAGACCATACTCGGACCTGAAACTGTTCTTGCGAGGACAGGAGATGGAGAATTTTCCTTCTTTCCTTTGCCATCTTCTTCTCAAATTTTAGAAACTGATTCGGAGATCTGGGCGGGAAAGATCCAGAATAGTATATCATCTCCTTTAAGCGTAGTGGACCAACAGATCTCTTCGGAAATACAAATTGGAATTTCAGTTTTTCCTTATGATGGGAAATCGTCCGATCAACTTTTATGGAAATCGGAAACCGCATTAAGTCAGGCAAAACTTTCCGGGACTTCTAAGATACAAACCTATTCTTCCGAATGGAAAGAAAGAATGAAGGAGAAGTATCTTCTCGAAAAAGATCTAAAACTTGCAATTTCTAAAAACCAACTTTTTCTCCAATACCAACCGAGAATTGAAGTGCAAACCGGCAAAAAGATCTCTGCAGAAGCCTTACTTAGATGGAATCATCCTGAATATGGTATCATCTCCCCTACTATCTTTATACCGATCGCAGAAGAAAGTGGAATCATCGGCGAAATGGGAGAATGGGTCCTTGCTAAATCCATGGAGGATTTAGGAAATTGGAAAAAAAGAGGACTTCCTCCAATTCGTATCTCGGTGAATTTATCCGTAAAACAATTGGAAGATAAGAATATCACGAAAAAAGTCCTAGATATATTAGAAAGGAATTCTCTGAATGTGGAAGATTTGGAGCTTGAAATCACCGAATCCAGTCTGATTACCAATACTCATTCTGCACTGGAAATACTGGGAGAACTGCATTCTTGGGGAATTTCCCTTGCTTTGGACGATTTCGGAACCGGATATTCCAGTCTTTCCTATTTGAGTAAAATCCCGCTCAAAACCTTAAAAGTGGACCAATCCTTTGTCCGTAAAATTCTAACGGATCCGAATTCCTTAGCAATTTCCAAAACGATTGTTGCGTTAGGAAAAAGTTTAGGCTTAAGGATAACCGCAGAAGGTGTAGAAACCGAAATCCAAATGAGAAAGATCAAGGACCTAGGTTGCGACGAAGCACAAGGATATTTCCTTAGTAAACCTATTCTTTTAGATGAATTAGAGAAGTTCGTCCAGACCTAA
- a CDS encoding alkane 1-monooxygenase: MSVGKRLSFLIAYLIPGLAVAGYYLGGSFNFLTLAVVFGILPIMDLWIGPDASNPKEEEVPELQKEFYFRFLTYGWAWIQFVLVIWALWEVQTQSLSTLEWGAFVLAIGVNTGGIGITVAHELGHKNTKIEQWYSKFILMTVCYMHFFIEHNRGHHVNVSTHEDPASSRKGESFFSFYPRTVFGSLTSAWNLEKKRLGKLGKTAWTLDNEMITSMIIPILFISTVTGIFCTITGNLNWQVPVFFFVQSWIAFSLLELVNYIEHYGLARKELSPGKFEKVQPIHSWNQNFSLSNAFLFQLQRHSDHHANAGRRYQSLRHFEESPQLPYGYELMILLALFPPLWFKVMDKKLDDWKKQHGETPQSPSGKREPATA, from the coding sequence ATGAGTGTTGGGAAAAGATTATCCTTCTTGATCGCATACCTAATCCCGGGTTTGGCCGTGGCTGGTTACTATTTGGGAGGAAGTTTTAATTTTTTAACTTTGGCGGTGGTTTTCGGAATTCTTCCGATTATGGATCTTTGGATCGGTCCGGATGCAAGTAATCCTAAGGAAGAAGAAGTCCCTGAACTACAGAAGGAATTCTATTTTAGATTCCTGACCTATGGTTGGGCCTGGATCCAATTTGTATTAGTGATTTGGGCTCTGTGGGAGGTCCAAACTCAGTCTCTTTCCACATTGGAATGGGGTGCTTTTGTTTTAGCGATCGGTGTGAATACCGGCGGGATAGGGATCACAGTTGCACATGAACTAGGGCATAAAAATACAAAGATAGAACAATGGTATTCTAAGTTTATTCTTATGACCGTATGTTATATGCATTTTTTCATAGAACATAACCGAGGCCATCATGTGAATGTTTCCACTCATGAAGATCCTGCTTCCAGTAGAAAGGGTGAGTCCTTCTTCTCTTTTTACCCGAGAACCGTTTTTGGAAGTTTGACAAGCGCTTGGAATTTAGAGAAAAAAAGATTAGGTAAACTTGGTAAGACGGCTTGGACTTTGGACAATGAGATGATTACTTCCATGATTATTCCGATTTTGTTTATCTCTACCGTGACTGGAATTTTTTGCACGATTACAGGAAATTTAAATTGGCAGGTGCCTGTATTCTTCTTTGTCCAAAGTTGGATCGCATTTTCTTTATTAGAGTTGGTAAATTATATCGAACATTATGGTTTGGCTCGTAAGGAATTATCTCCGGGAAAATTCGAGAAGGTTCAACCGATCCATTCTTGGAATCAAAACTTCAGCCTGTCTAACGCGTTCTTGTTCCAATTGCAAAGACATTCAGATCATCATGCGAACGCTGGTAGAAGATACCAATCTTTAAGACATTTCGAAGAAAGTCCTCAACTTCCTTATGGATATGAATTGATGATCCTTCTGGCTTTATTTCCACCTCTTTGGTTTAAGGTAATGGATAAAAAATTAGATGATTGGAAGAAACAACATGGAGAAACTCCTCAAAGTCCTTCCGGAAAAAGGGAACCTGCTACTGCATAA
- the pepN gene encoding aminopeptidase N, with translation MDNILTQQEAMLRSGQISEVDYTLKLKLEKGSQEYEGETTVRFVYTGGKKGKLKVDFISKKIEILWLNGKEETNYEKKESALFLPGEILAEGKNELKIKYKNAFDHSGSGFHKFTDPSDKAEYMHTDFEPFEAHRLFPSFDQPDLKATYELEITGPSEWTYIHNTVPKFEETKENYKNIKFNKTKKFSTYLFSLIVGPYAVWEDKAGEIPLRIFCRKSLSKYMDVENLFAITKEAFGFLQEYFGVPYPYGKYDQIFVPEFNMGAMENVGAVTFSESYIFRGPRIYSEYLNRANTVYHEMVHMWFGNLVTMKWWNDLWLNESFADYLSYYSMSKGKIFPDALEHFYVREEWAYREDQLSTTHPIAGKAENTLEAISNFDGISYSKGASVLRQLMYYVGEEKFRDAMRLYFKRHAEKNTVLNDFLSCMSETSGIDIRGWSKEWLETTGVNTLSPVHQNGRLFLHQGPSATNGLLRTHALQASLFREKNGILEEVWKKRVLVKGKETLLEENYSGEADLLLLNTEDFAYAKTYLSKESLPILKRSLHTLKDRFSRRVVWGSLWQMVRDAELAPKEFLELALDQGLKEPDLSVRNSHILTKALTVIDNYIPEAEKRNWSDKLNNIAKEKSLLAQNPEQEQILWFRILENTSKSPEQLSYLKELLDQKKSIPGIAMDQERRWVILSRLSAHGDTESSKRIEEEVTKDNTDLGAKKAFLARVSFPDPKTKKESWERFLKPKEGDSTDFLRYGMRGFQWNHQKDLLISYTDSYFNSVISVYETRDPHFASAFGHLMFPSFEPDPNLLKRTQEFLDQNKKLPELLKKDLQQQRDDMQRTLKVLEKYKNLSGS, from the coding sequence ATGGATAATATTCTTACCCAACAAGAAGCGATGCTCCGCTCCGGACAGATCTCCGAAGTGGATTATACATTAAAATTAAAACTGGAAAAAGGATCCCAAGAATACGAGGGAGAAACCACAGTCCGATTCGTTTATACGGGAGGCAAAAAAGGAAAACTCAAAGTGGATTTTATATCCAAGAAGATTGAGATCCTTTGGCTAAACGGCAAAGAAGAAACAAATTACGAAAAGAAAGAATCCGCACTGTTTCTACCCGGAGAAATATTAGCAGAAGGAAAAAACGAACTTAAAATCAAATACAAAAATGCATTCGATCATAGTGGTTCGGGTTTTCACAAATTTACGGACCCTTCGGACAAAGCGGAATATATGCATACAGACTTCGAGCCGTTCGAAGCACATAGACTATTTCCTTCTTTCGACCAGCCGGATTTGAAAGCAACTTACGAGCTGGAAATCACGGGACCTTCCGAGTGGACTTATATCCATAACACGGTTCCGAAATTCGAAGAAACCAAAGAAAATTATAAAAACATAAAATTCAATAAGACCAAAAAATTCTCCACTTATCTATTCTCTCTGATCGTCGGACCTTACGCCGTATGGGAAGATAAGGCGGGAGAAATCCCTCTGAGAATATTCTGCAGAAAGTCTCTTTCCAAATATATGGACGTGGAGAATTTATTTGCGATCACCAAGGAAGCATTCGGTTTCCTCCAGGAATATTTTGGAGTTCCCTATCCTTACGGAAAATACGACCAGATATTCGTTCCAGAATTCAATATGGGAGCCATGGAGAATGTGGGGGCCGTAACATTCTCAGAAAGTTATATTTTCCGTGGACCTAGAATCTATTCGGAATACTTAAACAGGGCAAACACAGTGTATCATGAAATGGTACATATGTGGTTTGGAAACCTGGTCACAATGAAATGGTGGAACGATCTCTGGTTGAACGAAAGTTTTGCAGATTACCTTTCCTATTATTCCATGTCCAAGGGAAAAATTTTCCCAGATGCATTAGAACATTTTTATGTAAGAGAAGAATGGGCCTATAGAGAAGACCAACTTTCCACTACTCACCCGATTGCAGGAAAAGCGGAGAATACGTTAGAAGCCATCAGCAATTTTGACGGAATATCCTATTCTAAGGGTGCATCCGTTCTTCGCCAATTGATGTATTATGTGGGAGAAGAAAAATTCAGAGACGCGATGAGGCTTTATTTCAAAAGACACGCGGAGAAAAACACAGTACTAAACGATTTTCTTTCCTGCATGTCGGAAACAAGCGGAATCGATATCAGAGGCTGGAGCAAAGAATGGCTCGAAACAACCGGAGTTAACACTCTCAGTCCAGTCCACCAAAACGGTAGATTATTTTTACACCAAGGACCTTCTGCGACCAATGGGCTTCTACGCACGCATGCACTCCAAGCCTCATTATTCAGAGAGAAAAACGGAATATTAGAAGAAGTCTGGAAAAAAAGAGTACTCGTAAAAGGAAAAGAAACCTTATTAGAAGAAAATTATTCCGGTGAAGCGGACCTTCTACTTTTAAACACAGAAGACTTTGCGTATGCCAAAACTTACCTAAGCAAAGAATCACTTCCCATCTTAAAAAGAAGCCTACATACTTTAAAGGATCGTTTTTCCAGAAGAGTTGTATGGGGAAGTTTATGGCAAATGGTAAGAGATGCTGAACTTGCACCTAAGGAGTTCCTGGAGTTAGCTTTGGACCAAGGCTTAAAAGAACCTGATCTTTCCGTTCGAAACAGCCATATACTCACCAAAGCTCTGACAGTAATTGATAATTATATTCCGGAAGCAGAGAAGAGAAACTGGTCAGACAAACTGAACAATATCGCTAAGGAAAAATCTCTCTTAGCACAAAACCCGGAACAAGAACAAATCCTATGGTTTAGAATATTAGAAAATACTTCTAAATCGCCCGAGCAACTTTCTTATCTGAAAGAATTATTGGACCAGAAAAAAAGTATTCCAGGCATCGCAATGGACCAAGAAAGACGTTGGGTCATTTTATCCAGACTCAGTGCTCACGGAGATACGGAATCTTCTAAACGAATTGAAGAAGAAGTCACTAAAGATAATACGGACCTGGGGGCAAAGAAGGCGTTCTTAGCCAGAGTCTCCTTCCCGGATCCTAAAACTAAAAAAGAATCTTGGGAAAGATTTTTGAAACCAAAAGAAGGAGATTCTACGGACTTCTTAAGATACGGAATGAGGGGATTCCAATGGAATCACCAAAAGGATTTATTAATTTCTTATACGGATTCTTATTTTAACTCAGTAATTTCAGTGTATGAAACAAGAGATCCTCATTTCGCTTCTGCGTTCGGACATCTGATGTTTCCTTCTTTCGAACCGGATCCAAATCTTTTGAAAAGGACCCAAGAGTTTTTGGACCAAAATAAAAAACTTCCGGAATTATTGAAGAAGGACCTCCAACAGCAAAGAGACGATATGCAGAGAACTCTCAAGGTTTTGGAGAAATATAAGAACCTATCCGGCTCTTGA
- a CDS encoding ATP-dependent helicase, protein MFLSLSPEQARAVQTIHGPLLIFAGAGSGKTRVISNRIAHMIQDHHIPAGKIVALSFTNKSAKEMGERVRKLIPRNLLKGITLSTFHSLGLGILKKHIEKLGYKHPFLLLNQADQEGLVTGMLVAQKLEPKRPQIMEVLSKISRIKNSGEDYLADMRTSMNEGDLLAASLFHQYQDTLKEQNSIDFDDLILLPSKLLRQFEEVRDEYHKKFQYFMVDEFQDTNPIQYEFLRALMGESDNLCVVGDDDQSIYAFRGSDVSLILGFENDFKGASVIRLLENYRSTDIIVSAANSLIRHNLSRRSKELFSKVPGALKVKYVERGDEKDEAEWVAEKIREEIIKEARKGSQIAILFRTNFQSRPFEEAFRAREMPYKVVGGYNFFDRKEVRDLISYIRLIANQKDDASLLRIINYPKRGIGSGSISLVHEKAAQNKESLYETLFRVCESPDFIPDLNRKISSEIYNFVNLIEKAKKKFSSSPRLFFALRELIADLGLEKEIVLEEKEEKVAKARIYNMSELVNMLAFFEENNDSGEKPTLFDFINRLAMLMEDEPNDEKEDNRVQLLTIHQSKGLEFESVYVVGLEEGILPSGRATVEDQSVDEERRLMYVAMTRAKRHLCLTGAANRRKFGEQLASEPSRFLKEIDPETLDWLSNEETRQQETSDFLQELEKLKIG, encoded by the coding sequence ATTTTTCTAAGTTTGTCCCCGGAACAGGCTCGCGCTGTTCAAACTATCCATGGTCCTCTATTGATTTTCGCAGGTGCCGGTTCCGGAAAAACTAGAGTGATCTCAAATCGGATCGCTCATATGATCCAGGACCATCATATTCCTGCCGGAAAGATCGTTGCATTGTCCTTCACCAACAAGAGTGCAAAGGAAATGGGAGAAAGAGTTCGCAAACTGATCCCTCGGAATTTATTAAAAGGGATCACACTTTCTACATTCCATTCTCTTGGACTTGGAATATTAAAAAAACATATTGAGAAGTTGGGATATAAACATCCTTTTCTTCTTCTGAACCAAGCGGACCAAGAGGGTTTAGTCACCGGAATGCTTGTGGCTCAAAAGTTGGAACCTAAACGTCCTCAAATCATGGAAGTTCTTTCTAAAATATCCAGGATCAAAAACTCAGGAGAAGATTATTTAGCTGATATGAGAACCTCTATGAATGAAGGGGATCTTCTGGCTGCTTCTCTTTTCCATCAATACCAAGATACTTTAAAAGAACAAAATTCGATCGATTTTGACGATCTTATCCTTCTGCCATCTAAACTTTTAAGGCAATTTGAAGAAGTAAGAGATGAATACCATAAAAAGTTCCAATACTTCATGGTGGATGAGTTCCAAGATACAAACCCGATCCAATATGAATTTTTAAGAGCTCTCATGGGAGAATCAGACAATTTATGCGTGGTAGGTGATGACGATCAGTCCATCTACGCATTCAGGGGTTCGGATGTGAGTTTGATCCTTGGATTCGAAAATGATTTTAAGGGTGCGAGCGTTATCCGCCTTTTGGAAAATTATAGATCCACTGATATAATTGTCTCCGCTGCGAACTCTCTTATCCGTCACAATCTTTCCAGAAGATCCAAGGAACTTTTCTCTAAAGTGCCTGGTGCACTCAAAGTGAAGTATGTAGAAAGAGGGGACGAAAAAGATGAAGCGGAATGGGTAGCCGAAAAGATCAGAGAAGAAATCATCAAAGAGGCGAGAAAGGGAAGCCAGATCGCAATCTTATTCCGCACCAATTTTCAATCCAGACCTTTTGAAGAAGCATTCAGGGCCAGGGAAATGCCTTACAAGGTTGTGGGAGGTTATAATTTTTTCGATCGTAAAGAAGTTCGAGATCTGATCTCTTATATTCGTCTGATTGCAAACCAGAAAGACGACGCATCTTTATTAAGGATTATTAATTATCCAAAAAGAGGAATTGGTTCCGGATCCATTTCTCTTGTGCATGAAAAAGCAGCTCAGAATAAGGAATCTCTTTATGAGACATTATTCAGAGTATGCGAATCTCCCGATTTTATCCCGGACTTAAACCGTAAAATTTCTTCTGAGATCTATAATTTTGTAAATCTGATCGAAAAGGCTAAAAAGAAGTTCTCTTCATCGCCTAGGCTCTTCTTCGCCTTACGTGAGTTAATTGCAGATTTAGGTCTGGAAAAAGAGATCGTTCTGGAAGAAAAAGAGGAGAAGGTAGCAAAGGCCCGTATTTACAATATGTCAGAGCTTGTGAATATGTTGGCATTCTTCGAAGAGAATAATGATTCGGGAGAGAAACCCACTCTATTCGACTTTATCAACCGTTTGGCGATGCTTATGGAAGATGAGCCGAATGACGAAAAAGAAGATAACCGAGTACAGTTACTCACCATTCACCAATCCAAAGGTTTGGAATTCGAGTCTGTTTATGTCGTAGGACTTGAAGAGGGGATCCTGCCTTCCGGAAGGGCCACAGTAGAAGATCAGTCTGTGGATGAAGAACGTCGTTTGATGTATGTAGCGATGACTCGAGCGAAGAGGCATTTATGCTTGACAGGGGCCGCTAATCGCCGCAAATTTGGGGAGCAATTGGCCTCCGAGCCTTCTCGCTTCCTTAAGGAGATAGATCCGGAGACCTTAGACTGGCTTTCTAACGAGGAAACCAGGCAGCAGGAGACTAGTGATTTCCTGCAAGAACTCGAAAAATTGAAAATCGGATGA
- a CDS encoding LIMLP_04285 family protein yields the protein MITRTIITISIFLICFGTLSADTVTNTKTKEVIENVKTTQTEQGVIVEFEDGSRRGFDRTSVTVEAKPVEWKQKEQESYPDKERYTDYAIFGGIFLVILLLP from the coding sequence ATGATTACGAGAACTATTATTACAATTTCAATTTTTCTAATATGTTTTGGAACTCTTTCTGCAGACACAGTCACGAACACAAAAACAAAAGAAGTAATCGAGAACGTAAAAACCACTCAGACAGAACAAGGTGTGATTGTTGAGTTCGAAGACGGCTCCCGTAGAGGTTTTGACAGAACGTCCGTTACTGTAGAAGCCAAACCAGTTGAGTGGAAGCAAAAGGAACAGGAAAGTTATCCTGATAAAGAAAGATACACTGATTATGCAATTTTCGGCGGGATCTTTTTGGTAATACTACTTTTACCCTAA
- a CDS encoding NUDIX hydrolase, producing the protein MQEFRPENYHPDSDLWEEGEKKSAFKTPIFELVSVPKVSPDKTISGNFFKVESKDWVNVIALTQDENVILIDQYRHGMHSYCLEIPGGIAEKNSILESAQAELREETGFVSDDWEYLGKVSANPAFMNNWCHTYIARNVYPHPGGQDLDESEQIEVYQYPLNKIPEILEKNILHHAMVVAAFGLFFLKYGEKKK; encoded by the coding sequence ATGCAAGAATTCCGCCCAGAAAATTACCATCCTGATTCTGATCTCTGGGAAGAAGGAGAAAAAAAATCAGCATTCAAAACTCCAATTTTTGAGTTAGTCTCCGTTCCGAAAGTTTCTCCCGACAAAACAATCTCTGGCAATTTTTTCAAAGTAGAATCTAAGGATTGGGTAAATGTGATCGCACTCACTCAAGACGAAAATGTGATCTTGATCGATCAATATAGACATGGAATGCATTCTTATTGCCTCGAAATCCCGGGAGGGATCGCCGAAAAAAATTCCATCCTCGAATCCGCTCAGGCGGAACTGAGGGAAGAGACTGGTTTTGTCTCGGACGATTGGGAATATTTAGGAAAAGTTTCCGCAAATCCTGCCTTTATGAATAATTGGTGTCATACCTATATCGCCAGAAATGTCTATCCCCATCCGGGAGGACAGGATCTGGACGAAAGCGAACAAATAGAAGTGTATCAATATCCTCTAAACAAAATCCCCGAAATTTTAGAGAAAAATATCCTGCATCACGCGATGGTCGTGGCTGCATTCGGATTATTCTTTTTAAAATACGGAGAAAAGAAGAAGTAG